In one Dermatophagoides farinae isolate YC_2012a chromosome 4, ASM2471394v1, whole genome shotgun sequence genomic region, the following are encoded:
- the LOC124489823 gene encoding uncharacterized protein LOC124489823 isoform X2, translated as MSSFVIFDPKNNLIFSHCDSRFRQILLQFSDINNQSDIVYDPESGADDGDDNEDDDEDGHNVHNWLSVYLTPYVSLFRECNGHNDDDDDDNSDYRRNHFDQIPDTLLVQKNYQEFIFIHLICQHDHQTTTMNADHNDDHDDEQTYNTLILQYQFKVNAFCAATIFMAGNGIYLVAKNQSIQRTLLAILDQWNEHSSKIPLMIESIEKLYVGYHINQLCQQLAHKLERILKLDTNEQHKEMFSFCFILYRDKLVYKYESTRVRLKPSDLCMIMLLACDIQNDSNRIHTMESQRLIFLQSSSSYIPIPHVYRKIVINKDLYVICLSELSSLLLISLPSLINSVTGYRTTVTEWPHNSKRSIDYLIKCIRSMDQYMCRNFDETLPRRQHLFNMDSLENLNRLAKKAHSRRSSQTDPLIREQTDRIFSVLMDNLHQTYEKVFKTLHGQIDDSNQLVVDRKHQLSQIISNQIDQMVNLESCLDFIRLKYSSNVTLLNNLQGLQVYNNLLAFILVDRIENHFLQDYRRVIQADIQILYSHLLQGAYCRAIQQNQNIVFWRHLQFHFVYACWSDRTRSSIHENSRETVNTSTIKNGRKYSQISSNGSIINQESNSTSKKLIVHWQNKSINEWLQHGHVTKEFFAILDGQCNQFSDNTSANEWQNFLFNIVTKIENYIQ; from the exons ATGAGCTCGTTTGTCATTTTTGATCCGAAAAACAATCTCATCTTTAGCCATTGTGATTCAAGATTTCGACAAATCCTGCTTCAATTCTCCGATATCAATAACCAGAGCGACATAGTTTATGACCCTGAATCCGGtgctgatgatggtgatgataacgaAGACGATGATGAGGATGGTCACAATGTCCATAATTGGCTTTCCGTTTATCTAACTCCGTACGTTTCCTTGTTTCGTGAATGCAAtggccataatgatgatgatgatgatgataatagtgaTTACCGTCGAAACCATTTCGACCAGATACCTGATACTTTGCTCGTTCAAAAGAAT TATCAGGAGTTTATATTTATACATCTAATCTGTCAACACgatcatcaaacaacaacaatgaatgcAGACCATaacgatgatcatgatgatgagcaaacATATAACACTCTCATCTTACAGTATCAATTCAAAGTGAATGCATTTTGTGCAGCCACCATATTTATGGCCGGTAATGGTATTTATTTGGTGGCTAAAAATCAATCCATTCAACGAACATTATTGGCCATTTTGGATCAATGGAATGAACATTCGTCGAAAATTCCATTGATGATCGAG AGCATTGAAAAACTATACGTAGGCTATCACATTAATCAACTTTGTCAACAATTGGCACATAAATTGGAACGAATTCTTAAACTCGACACCAATGAACAGCATAAggaaatgttttcattttgtttcatcctGTATCGAGATAAATTAGTCTATAAATATGAAAG CACCAGGGTTCGATTAAAACCGAGTGATTTATGCATGATAATGTTGCTTGCTTGTGATATACAAAACGATTCTAATCGAATACATACAATGGAATCACAGCGTCTAATATTtctgcaatcatcatcatcatacatacCTATTCCACATGTGTACAGAAAAATTGTGATCAACAAAGATCTGTACGTGATCTGTTTGAGCGAACTTTCTTCATTGTTGCTCATTTCCTTGCCTTCTTTAATCAATTCTGTGACCGGATACCGTACGACCGTTACCGAATGGCCACACAATTCGAAACGTTCCATTGATTATCTAATCAAATGTATACGTAGTATGGACCAATATATGTGCAGAAACTTTGATGAAACGCTTCCACGACGACAGCATCTGTTCAATATGGATTCATTGGAGAATCTAAATCGCTTGGCCAAAAAAGCGCATAGCCGTCGATCTAGTCAAACTGATCCGTTGATTCGTGAACAAACAGATCGAATATTCTCGGTATTGATGGACAATCTTCATCAAACATATGAAAAAGTATTCAAAACACTACATGGCCAGATTGATGATTCCAATCAATTGGTTGTAGACCGCAAACATCAACTAAGTCAAATcatttcgaatcaaattgatcaaatggtTAATCTAGAAAGCTGTCTAGACTTTATCCGACTAAAATATTCCAGTAATGTGACTTTATTGAATAACCTACAAGGTTTACAAGTGTATAACAATCTATTGGCTTTCATACTGGTCGATCGGATAGAAAATCACTTCCTTCAAGACTATCGTCGCGTCATCCAGGCTGATATTCAAATACTTTATAGCCATCTATTACAAGGTGCCTATTGTCGAGCAATacaacagaatcaaaatATAGTATTCTGGCGGCatcttcaatttcattttgtctaTGCTTGTTGGTCAGATCGAACACGATCATCCATTCACGAG aATTCACGAGAAACCGTTAATACTTCTACTATTAAAAATGGTCGAAAATACAGccaaatatcatcaaatggatcGATAATAAATCAAGAATCTAATAGTACAAGTAAAAAACTCATTGTTCATTGGCAAAACAAGTCAATTAATGAATGGTTACAGCATGGACATGTCacgaaagaatttttcgCCATTTTAGATGGTCAATGTAACCAATTCAGTGATAATACTTCAGCCAATGAATGGCAGAATTTTCTATTTAACATTGTCACGAAAATTGAGaattatattcaatga
- the Abp1 gene encoding actin binding protein 1 isoform X2 produces the protein MAINFYKNHDQIVSAYKEVLDAKCSTNWAIFGYDKQSNDLALVAKGDTGLQELQNELSQSKILYAFCEVKDDSLNLRRYLLINWQGECAPLQRKGICMNHFADVRSFFKDANIVLNARHEEDVEPEVLMQHVNKLASRIRIDKQTNGTHNLTTNGNDRHDNNDSDDLKPVGTNYQRTVAQREISLKERERFWHQQKIEEEQRLKEEKMKQTANRYDPKTELQHNCQTGHQESPIKTNQSQLLRKERMEEAKSLISKNSISNARAFFEQNSSTPTTQQQQQIDCQSQSTKSAASNYVNHVQSMLFQKQPESHSNKEQQKQPISVPNEEVDDVVEKVIESNQNCNDGVEDESSSDDSFHTNPTVDDQQQQQQQQYGYYAEPRQLENIEEEQSK, from the exons ATGGCCATCAATTTCTACAAGAATCATGATCAAATCGTTTCAGCTTATAAAGAAGTATTGGATGCCAAATGTTCAACCAATTG GGCAATATTTGGATATGACAAACAGTCCAACGATTTGGCATTAGTTG CTAAAGGCGATACTGGTCTTCAAGAGCTTCAGAATGAATTAAGCCAAAGTAAAATCCTGTACGCATTCTGTGAGGTTAAGGATGACTCATTGAATCTAAGACGATATCTACTCATCAATTGg CAAGGCGAATGTGCACCGTTACAACGTAAAGGCATCTGTATGAATCATTTTGCCGATGTTCGTAGCTTCTTTAAAGATGCCAATATCGTATTGAACGCTCGTCATGAAGAGGATGTCGAACCGGAAGTATTGATGCAGCATGTTAACAAATTAGCATCACGAATCAGGATCgataaacaaacgaatggCACACACAATCTGACTACGAATGGCAATGATAGACATGATAACaatgatagtgatgatttGAAACCGGTTGGCACCAATTACCAGCGAACCGTAGCTCAAAGAGAAATCTCACTTAAAGAACGGGAACGATTCTGGCATCAGCAAAAAATAGAGGAAGAACAACGattaaaagaagaaaaaatgaaacagacGGCTAATCGATATGATCCGAAAACAGAATTACAACATAATTGCCAAACCGGCCACCAAGAATCGCCAATTAAAACCAACCAAAGTCAATTGTTACGTAAAGAAAGAATGGAAGAAGCCAAATCTTTGATTTCTAAAAACAGTATAAGCAATGCACGTgctttttttgaacaaaattcttcCACACccacaacacaacaacagcagcagatCGATTGTCAATCACAATCGACCAAATCGGCAGCTTCAAACTATGTGAATCATGTACAATCGATGTTATTTCAAAAGCAACCCGAATCACATTCGAAtaaagaacaacaaaaacaaccaatCTCCGTTCCAAATGAAGAAGTGGATGATGTGGTAGAAAAAGTTATCGAATCCAATCAGAATTGCAATGATGGTGTTGAGGATGAATCATCCAGTGATGACTCATTTCACACAAATCCAActgttgatgatcaacaacaacagcagcagcagcaatatGGCTATTATGCCGAACCAAGGCAACTGGAAAACATTGAAGAGGAACAAAGTAA ATGA
- the LOC124489823 gene encoding uncharacterized protein LOC124489823 isoform X1 yields the protein MSSFVIFDPKNNLIFSHCDSRFRQILLQFSDINNQSDIVYDPESGADDGDDNEDDDEDGHNVHNWLSVYLTPYVSLFRECNGHNDDDDDDNSDYRRNHFDQIPDTLLVQKNYQEFIFIHLICQHDHQTTTMNADHNDDHDDEQTYNTLILQYQFKVNAFCAATIFMAGNGIYLVAKNQSIQRTLLAILDQWNEHSSKIPLMIESIEKLYVGYHINQLCQQLAHKLERILKLDTNEQHKEMFSFCFILYRDKLVYKYESSTRVRLKPSDLCMIMLLACDIQNDSNRIHTMESQRLIFLQSSSSYIPIPHVYRKIVINKDLYVICLSELSSLLLISLPSLINSVTGYRTTVTEWPHNSKRSIDYLIKCIRSMDQYMCRNFDETLPRRQHLFNMDSLENLNRLAKKAHSRRSSQTDPLIREQTDRIFSVLMDNLHQTYEKVFKTLHGQIDDSNQLVVDRKHQLSQIISNQIDQMVNLESCLDFIRLKYSSNVTLLNNLQGLQVYNNLLAFILVDRIENHFLQDYRRVIQADIQILYSHLLQGAYCRAIQQNQNIVFWRHLQFHFVYACWSDRTRSSIHENSRETVNTSTIKNGRKYSQISSNGSIINQESNSTSKKLIVHWQNKSINEWLQHGHVTKEFFAILDGQCNQFSDNTSANEWQNFLFNIVTKIENYIQ from the exons ATGAGCTCGTTTGTCATTTTTGATCCGAAAAACAATCTCATCTTTAGCCATTGTGATTCAAGATTTCGACAAATCCTGCTTCAATTCTCCGATATCAATAACCAGAGCGACATAGTTTATGACCCTGAATCCGGtgctgatgatggtgatgataacgaAGACGATGATGAGGATGGTCACAATGTCCATAATTGGCTTTCCGTTTATCTAACTCCGTACGTTTCCTTGTTTCGTGAATGCAAtggccataatgatgatgatgatgatgataatagtgaTTACCGTCGAAACCATTTCGACCAGATACCTGATACTTTGCTCGTTCAAAAGAAT TATCAGGAGTTTATATTTATACATCTAATCTGTCAACACgatcatcaaacaacaacaatgaatgcAGACCATaacgatgatcatgatgatgagcaaacATATAACACTCTCATCTTACAGTATCAATTCAAAGTGAATGCATTTTGTGCAGCCACCATATTTATGGCCGGTAATGGTATTTATTTGGTGGCTAAAAATCAATCCATTCAACGAACATTATTGGCCATTTTGGATCAATGGAATGAACATTCGTCGAAAATTCCATTGATGATCGAG AGCATTGAAAAACTATACGTAGGCTATCACATTAATCAACTTTGTCAACAATTGGCACATAAATTGGAACGAATTCTTAAACTCGACACCAATGAACAGCATAAggaaatgttttcattttgtttcatcctGTATCGAGATAAATTAGTCTATAAATATGAAAG CAGCACCAGGGTTCGATTAAAACCGAGTGATTTATGCATGATAATGTTGCTTGCTTGTGATATACAAAACGATTCTAATCGAATACATACAATGGAATCACAGCGTCTAATATTtctgcaatcatcatcatcatacatacCTATTCCACATGTGTACAGAAAAATTGTGATCAACAAAGATCTGTACGTGATCTGTTTGAGCGAACTTTCTTCATTGTTGCTCATTTCCTTGCCTTCTTTAATCAATTCTGTGACCGGATACCGTACGACCGTTACCGAATGGCCACACAATTCGAAACGTTCCATTGATTATCTAATCAAATGTATACGTAGTATGGACCAATATATGTGCAGAAACTTTGATGAAACGCTTCCACGACGACAGCATCTGTTCAATATGGATTCATTGGAGAATCTAAATCGCTTGGCCAAAAAAGCGCATAGCCGTCGATCTAGTCAAACTGATCCGTTGATTCGTGAACAAACAGATCGAATATTCTCGGTATTGATGGACAATCTTCATCAAACATATGAAAAAGTATTCAAAACACTACATGGCCAGATTGATGATTCCAATCAATTGGTTGTAGACCGCAAACATCAACTAAGTCAAATcatttcgaatcaaattgatcaaatggtTAATCTAGAAAGCTGTCTAGACTTTATCCGACTAAAATATTCCAGTAATGTGACTTTATTGAATAACCTACAAGGTTTACAAGTGTATAACAATCTATTGGCTTTCATACTGGTCGATCGGATAGAAAATCACTTCCTTCAAGACTATCGTCGCGTCATCCAGGCTGATATTCAAATACTTTATAGCCATCTATTACAAGGTGCCTATTGTCGAGCAATacaacagaatcaaaatATAGTATTCTGGCGGCatcttcaatttcattttgtctaTGCTTGTTGGTCAGATCGAACACGATCATCCATTCACGAG aATTCACGAGAAACCGTTAATACTTCTACTATTAAAAATGGTCGAAAATACAGccaaatatcatcaaatggatcGATAATAAATCAAGAATCTAATAGTACAAGTAAAAAACTCATTGTTCATTGGCAAAACAAGTCAATTAATGAATGGTTACAGCATGGACATGTCacgaaagaatttttcgCCATTTTAGATGGTCAATGTAACCAATTCAGTGATAATACTTCAGCCAATGAATGGCAGAATTTTCTATTTAACATTGTCACGAAAATTGAGaattatattcaatga
- the LOC124489823 gene encoding uncharacterized protein LOC124489823 isoform X4, producing the protein MNADHNDDHDDEQTYNTLILQYQFKVNAFCAATIFMAGNGIYLVAKNQSIQRTLLAILDQWNEHSSKIPLMIESIEKLYVGYHINQLCQQLAHKLERILKLDTNEQHKEMFSFCFILYRDKLVYKYESTRVRLKPSDLCMIMLLACDIQNDSNRIHTMESQRLIFLQSSSSYIPIPHVYRKIVINKDLYVICLSELSSLLLISLPSLINSVTGYRTTVTEWPHNSKRSIDYLIKCIRSMDQYMCRNFDETLPRRQHLFNMDSLENLNRLAKKAHSRRSSQTDPLIREQTDRIFSVLMDNLHQTYEKVFKTLHGQIDDSNQLVVDRKHQLSQIISNQIDQMVNLESCLDFIRLKYSSNVTLLNNLQGLQVYNNLLAFILVDRIENHFLQDYRRVIQADIQILYSHLLQGAYCRAIQQNQNIVFWRHLQFHFVYACWSDRTRSSIHENSRETVNTSTIKNGRKYSQISSNGSIINQESNSTSKKLIVHWQNKSINEWLQHGHVTKEFFAILDGQCNQFSDNTSANEWQNFLFNIVTKIENYIQ; encoded by the exons atgaatgcAGACCATaacgatgatcatgatgatgagcaaacATATAACACTCTCATCTTACAGTATCAATTCAAAGTGAATGCATTTTGTGCAGCCACCATATTTATGGCCGGTAATGGTATTTATTTGGTGGCTAAAAATCAATCCATTCAACGAACATTATTGGCCATTTTGGATCAATGGAATGAACATTCGTCGAAAATTCCATTGATGATCGAG AGCATTGAAAAACTATACGTAGGCTATCACATTAATCAACTTTGTCAACAATTGGCACATAAATTGGAACGAATTCTTAAACTCGACACCAATGAACAGCATAAggaaatgttttcattttgtttcatcctGTATCGAGATAAATTAGTCTATAAATATGAAAG CACCAGGGTTCGATTAAAACCGAGTGATTTATGCATGATAATGTTGCTTGCTTGTGATATACAAAACGATTCTAATCGAATACATACAATGGAATCACAGCGTCTAATATTtctgcaatcatcatcatcatacatacCTATTCCACATGTGTACAGAAAAATTGTGATCAACAAAGATCTGTACGTGATCTGTTTGAGCGAACTTTCTTCATTGTTGCTCATTTCCTTGCCTTCTTTAATCAATTCTGTGACCGGATACCGTACGACCGTTACCGAATGGCCACACAATTCGAAACGTTCCATTGATTATCTAATCAAATGTATACGTAGTATGGACCAATATATGTGCAGAAACTTTGATGAAACGCTTCCACGACGACAGCATCTGTTCAATATGGATTCATTGGAGAATCTAAATCGCTTGGCCAAAAAAGCGCATAGCCGTCGATCTAGTCAAACTGATCCGTTGATTCGTGAACAAACAGATCGAATATTCTCGGTATTGATGGACAATCTTCATCAAACATATGAAAAAGTATTCAAAACACTACATGGCCAGATTGATGATTCCAATCAATTGGTTGTAGACCGCAAACATCAACTAAGTCAAATcatttcgaatcaaattgatcaaatggtTAATCTAGAAAGCTGTCTAGACTTTATCCGACTAAAATATTCCAGTAATGTGACTTTATTGAATAACCTACAAGGTTTACAAGTGTATAACAATCTATTGGCTTTCATACTGGTCGATCGGATAGAAAATCACTTCCTTCAAGACTATCGTCGCGTCATCCAGGCTGATATTCAAATACTTTATAGCCATCTATTACAAGGTGCCTATTGTCGAGCAATacaacagaatcaaaatATAGTATTCTGGCGGCatcttcaatttcattttgtctaTGCTTGTTGGTCAGATCGAACACGATCATCCATTCACGAG aATTCACGAGAAACCGTTAATACTTCTACTATTAAAAATGGTCGAAAATACAGccaaatatcatcaaatggatcGATAATAAATCAAGAATCTAATAGTACAAGTAAAAAACTCATTGTTCATTGGCAAAACAAGTCAATTAATGAATGGTTACAGCATGGACATGTCacgaaagaatttttcgCCATTTTAGATGGTCAATGTAACCAATTCAGTGATAATACTTCAGCCAATGAATGGCAGAATTTTCTATTTAACATTGTCACGAAAATTGAGaattatattcaatga
- the Abp1 gene encoding actin binding protein 1 isoform X1 produces MAINFYKNHDQIVSAYKEVLDAKCSTNWAIFGYDKQSNDLALVAKGDTGLQELQNELSQSKILYAFCEVKDDSLNLRRYLLINWQGECAPLQRKGICMNHFADVRSFFKDANIVLNARHEEDVEPEVLMQHVNKLASRIRIDKQTNGTHNLTTNGNDRHDNNDSDDLKPVGTNYQRTVAQREISLKERERFWHQQKIEEEQRLKEEKMKQTANRYDPKTELQHNCQTGHQESPIKTNQSQLLRKERMEEAKSLISKNSISNARAFFEQNSSTPTTQQQQQIDCQSQSTKSAASNYVNHVQSMLFQKQPESHSNKEQQKQPISVPNEEVDDVVEKVIESNQNCNDGVEDESSSDDSFHTNPTVDDQQQQQQQQYGYYAEPRQLENIEEEQNEEDDEAEKRKEELETVSQGLRAKALYDYQAADDTEISFDPDDIITHIEQIDAGWWQGLAPNGAYGLFPANYVELLDN; encoded by the exons ATGGCCATCAATTTCTACAAGAATCATGATCAAATCGTTTCAGCTTATAAAGAAGTATTGGATGCCAAATGTTCAACCAATTG GGCAATATTTGGATATGACAAACAGTCCAACGATTTGGCATTAGTTG CTAAAGGCGATACTGGTCTTCAAGAGCTTCAGAATGAATTAAGCCAAAGTAAAATCCTGTACGCATTCTGTGAGGTTAAGGATGACTCATTGAATCTAAGACGATATCTACTCATCAATTGg CAAGGCGAATGTGCACCGTTACAACGTAAAGGCATCTGTATGAATCATTTTGCCGATGTTCGTAGCTTCTTTAAAGATGCCAATATCGTATTGAACGCTCGTCATGAAGAGGATGTCGAACCGGAAGTATTGATGCAGCATGTTAACAAATTAGCATCACGAATCAGGATCgataaacaaacgaatggCACACACAATCTGACTACGAATGGCAATGATAGACATGATAACaatgatagtgatgatttGAAACCGGTTGGCACCAATTACCAGCGAACCGTAGCTCAAAGAGAAATCTCACTTAAAGAACGGGAACGATTCTGGCATCAGCAAAAAATAGAGGAAGAACAACGattaaaagaagaaaaaatgaaacagacGGCTAATCGATATGATCCGAAAACAGAATTACAACATAATTGCCAAACCGGCCACCAAGAATCGCCAATTAAAACCAACCAAAGTCAATTGTTACGTAAAGAAAGAATGGAAGAAGCCAAATCTTTGATTTCTAAAAACAGTATAAGCAATGCACGTgctttttttgaacaaaattcttcCACACccacaacacaacaacagcagcagatCGATTGTCAATCACAATCGACCAAATCGGCAGCTTCAAACTATGTGAATCATGTACAATCGATGTTATTTCAAAAGCAACCCGAATCACATTCGAAtaaagaacaacaaaaacaaccaatCTCCGTTCCAAATGAAGAAGTGGATGATGTGGTAGAAAAAGTTATCGAATCCAATCAGAATTGCAATGATGGTGTTGAGGATGAATCATCCAGTGATGACTCATTTCACACAAATCCAActgttgatgatcaacaacaacagcagcagcagcaatatGGCTATTATGCCGAACCAAGGCAACTGGAAAACATTGAAGAGGAACAAA ATGAAGAGGATGATGAGgccgaaaaaagaaaagaagaatTGGAAACAGTTTCTCAAGGATTACGGGCAAAAGCTCTTTATGATTATCAAGCAGCTGATGATACTGAAATAAGTTTCGATCCGGATGACATTATTACACACATCGAACAGATCGATGCTGGTTGGTGGCAAGGGTTAGCTCCAAACGGTGCCTATGGACTATTTCCAGCCAATTACGTTGAACTGTTagacaattga
- the LOC124489823 gene encoding uncharacterized protein LOC124489823 isoform X3, producing the protein MNADHNDDHDDEQTYNTLILQYQFKVNAFCAATIFMAGNGIYLVAKNQSIQRTLLAILDQWNEHSSKIPLMIESIEKLYVGYHINQLCQQLAHKLERILKLDTNEQHKEMFSFCFILYRDKLVYKYESSTRVRLKPSDLCMIMLLACDIQNDSNRIHTMESQRLIFLQSSSSYIPIPHVYRKIVINKDLYVICLSELSSLLLISLPSLINSVTGYRTTVTEWPHNSKRSIDYLIKCIRSMDQYMCRNFDETLPRRQHLFNMDSLENLNRLAKKAHSRRSSQTDPLIREQTDRIFSVLMDNLHQTYEKVFKTLHGQIDDSNQLVVDRKHQLSQIISNQIDQMVNLESCLDFIRLKYSSNVTLLNNLQGLQVYNNLLAFILVDRIENHFLQDYRRVIQADIQILYSHLLQGAYCRAIQQNQNIVFWRHLQFHFVYACWSDRTRSSIHENSRETVNTSTIKNGRKYSQISSNGSIINQESNSTSKKLIVHWQNKSINEWLQHGHVTKEFFAILDGQCNQFSDNTSANEWQNFLFNIVTKIENYIQ; encoded by the exons atgaatgcAGACCATaacgatgatcatgatgatgagcaaacATATAACACTCTCATCTTACAGTATCAATTCAAAGTGAATGCATTTTGTGCAGCCACCATATTTATGGCCGGTAATGGTATTTATTTGGTGGCTAAAAATCAATCCATTCAACGAACATTATTGGCCATTTTGGATCAATGGAATGAACATTCGTCGAAAATTCCATTGATGATCGAG AGCATTGAAAAACTATACGTAGGCTATCACATTAATCAACTTTGTCAACAATTGGCACATAAATTGGAACGAATTCTTAAACTCGACACCAATGAACAGCATAAggaaatgttttcattttgtttcatcctGTATCGAGATAAATTAGTCTATAAATATGAAAG CAGCACCAGGGTTCGATTAAAACCGAGTGATTTATGCATGATAATGTTGCTTGCTTGTGATATACAAAACGATTCTAATCGAATACATACAATGGAATCACAGCGTCTAATATTtctgcaatcatcatcatcatacatacCTATTCCACATGTGTACAGAAAAATTGTGATCAACAAAGATCTGTACGTGATCTGTTTGAGCGAACTTTCTTCATTGTTGCTCATTTCCTTGCCTTCTTTAATCAATTCTGTGACCGGATACCGTACGACCGTTACCGAATGGCCACACAATTCGAAACGTTCCATTGATTATCTAATCAAATGTATACGTAGTATGGACCAATATATGTGCAGAAACTTTGATGAAACGCTTCCACGACGACAGCATCTGTTCAATATGGATTCATTGGAGAATCTAAATCGCTTGGCCAAAAAAGCGCATAGCCGTCGATCTAGTCAAACTGATCCGTTGATTCGTGAACAAACAGATCGAATATTCTCGGTATTGATGGACAATCTTCATCAAACATATGAAAAAGTATTCAAAACACTACATGGCCAGATTGATGATTCCAATCAATTGGTTGTAGACCGCAAACATCAACTAAGTCAAATcatttcgaatcaaattgatcaaatggtTAATCTAGAAAGCTGTCTAGACTTTATCCGACTAAAATATTCCAGTAATGTGACTTTATTGAATAACCTACAAGGTTTACAAGTGTATAACAATCTATTGGCTTTCATACTGGTCGATCGGATAGAAAATCACTTCCTTCAAGACTATCGTCGCGTCATCCAGGCTGATATTCAAATACTTTATAGCCATCTATTACAAGGTGCCTATTGTCGAGCAATacaacagaatcaaaatATAGTATTCTGGCGGCatcttcaatttcattttgtctaTGCTTGTTGGTCAGATCGAACACGATCATCCATTCACGAG aATTCACGAGAAACCGTTAATACTTCTACTATTAAAAATGGTCGAAAATACAGccaaatatcatcaaatggatcGATAATAAATCAAGAATCTAATAGTACAAGTAAAAAACTCATTGTTCATTGGCAAAACAAGTCAATTAATGAATGGTTACAGCATGGACATGTCacgaaagaatttttcgCCATTTTAGATGGTCAATGTAACCAATTCAGTGATAATACTTCAGCCAATGAATGGCAGAATTTTCTATTTAACATTGTCACGAAAATTGAGaattatattcaatga